One genomic segment of Choristoneura fumiferana chromosome Z, NRCan_CFum_1, whole genome shotgun sequence includes these proteins:
- the LOC141439547 gene encoding uncharacterized protein: MEDVFQRLMKLTGVTDAEEVFDRFRAQRETAKRLNYLQVTIEEEKLQLETTQTTLLAELEAFKFASVKDKDETQDQITALKEEIAAEEDAHARLQRESEDLDALLLEIKRLLYELCKLLDVIPEPAVPEWTAEARDVQQLVQVLRTRYSLAGVRADDVRSRRDVSTMAMPSNPTSGAPSVAGLSIQSHSTTKEVETAVPTYKELLMKEPVRPPPSDEEEDIPSRSYLKRQAQLIVDTKCRRKGFRTPYPRR; this comes from the exons ATGGAGGACGTCTTCCAGAGGCTGATGAAGCTCACTG GAGTGACGGACGCCGAGGAAGTATTCGACCGATTCCGAGCGCAGCGCGAGACGGCCAAACGACTGAACTACCTTCAA GTCACCATCGAGGAAGAGAAGCTACAACTAGAGACCACACAGACTACCCTCCTGGCCGAACTGGAGGCTTTCAAGTTCGCCTCAGTAAAGGATAAAGATGA AACGCAGGACCAGATCACGGCATTGAAGGAAGAGATCGCGGCGGAGGAGGATGCACACGCGCGGCTACAGCGTGAGTCTGAAGACCTGGACGCGCTGCTGCTGGAGATAAAGAGGCTGCTCTACGAGCTGTGCAAACTTCTTGAC GTGATACCCGAGCCGGCAGTGCCTGAGTGGACGGCGGAGGCACGGGACGTCCAGCAGCTGGTCCAAGTGCTGCGCACGCGCTACTCGCTCGCCGGAGTGCGTGCGGACGACGTACGGTCGCGCCGGGACGTCTCCACCATGGCCATGCCTTCCAAC CCGACGAGTGGCGCGCCCTCTGTCGCTGGGCTTAGTATTCAGAGCCACAGCACAACTAAAGAGGTCGAAACCGCCGTCCCCACTTACAAGGAACTACTCATGAAGGAACCCGTCCGCCCACCGC CATCTGACGAGGAAGAGGACATACCTTCCCGTAGCTACTTGAAGCGGCAGGCACAGCTAATTGTGGACACCAAGTGCAGAAGAAAGGGTTTCCGGACACCTTACCCTAGACGATAA